The Drosophila simulans strain w501 chromosome 3R, Prin_Dsim_3.1, whole genome shotgun sequence genome contains the following window.
TTATACTCTAAAAAAGCAGACAGCCAGCGGTTCCAAGTCCAAAGTGAAGTTAATCGAAGAGATAATCGACTCTTCGATTGTAATGCGTTCCAAAGGTCATGCTCCCATTTTGTTCGCTCATGCACGTCTGAATCTCTCTGAGGGATCAGTCTCTCTGCAGCGGCAGAAGGCCACACAGCAGCAATCTCCCACAACCGAGAGACGAACCAAGAGTCTAGACACTCCAGTTATTTCGCTTCATCGTCTCCCTCCCATGAACGCGTTTTCTTCAAAAGACGACACCGTGGGcttcgaggaggaggcggagatTCTCGAGGAGAAGTCGTTGGAGCGAGAGAATCAAGCTACCGCGCAGGACGAAGATACCGCTGACAGCGTTCACTCTTGCGCAGGTTCCATACCTACCCAAAGCAGTTATCAAACAAATAGTAGAGACTCCTTGCTAAGTGCAGTATCAATCGACAACGAGGAGGCCGAACTGCTTAACCAACTGCGCTACATAGAAAAGATTGCCTTACAGGGAGTCAAAATCAAGGATAAGAAGAAGTCAAAGATGAAGCTTAGGAGCGGCGATCATCTCATTctaaatataccaaaataCCGATTCACTGACTGGTCACCCTACAGCTCAGCTAATAGCTCCCGAAAGACCTCACCTGGGGTCTCCAGAGCCAGCAGTATTGAAAGTACTGGTAAAGGTAAGCTGAAAACATCGGAGCCATATAAGGGTAAGCCAGTGTCGAGAAGCCGACCGGAATCTCGGCGGACCAGTGCCGATGATATAAAAGCACGAGACGGACGGGGTAGTAAGAAATCCAGTCCGAAAGAGCGCCCTCGATCCATCGAGATGCGTCGCCTGAGCAAGGACAAGAGCAAGTCCCAAGAAGAAACTGAAGCAGATATCGCCAAGCGCAAGGAGCGCCAGCAGAAGCTATATGAATCAGCCATGAAACAAACCATCACTATGCTGAGTCCAGTGAAGGACACGTTGCCGGCTTTCCCCGCTCCCGGAGATAAAATTCTCGTAAAGACAGATGGGGACAAGATAATCATTGAAACAGAGTTTAAATCTAAAGCGGAGGATCACGTTCTGATTGCCAAGAGTCCCAGAAAACTTGATAATTCGCTTGTGAAATTTAGCCGCAGCTTTGACGAAGGGCGCAGCCCCGACAAGTTGGACAAAGCAAATCGCAGCTTTGAGGATCGCAATAAGTCCTTTGAAGACTCCGAGAAGTCAGACGCTCCGGAAGACATGCTCATCAAATCGCCAAAGAAAATTGCCAAAGCCCAGGAGCTGAAGCAGAAGATCGAGGGCAGTGTTGTACACAAAAAGATAGATGGAAAGTCGAGTAGCTTGGAGAGACCTGCTGAACATCATTACCTCGGTCCCGATGTCAAGGCTCGTAGTCTCGATGACAAAAGACAGGCGACCGAGGCAGCGAAAAAGAATGAGGAGAAGCCGGCGCCAGTGGTTAGGAGTGCCATTGGGGATCGTCGaatgtttgcccaccaataTCAAGTTCAAGAGGTAAGCAACAATATCATATTATATGGTTTTTGATTAGCGTTGCTTTGACTAATGGTTATGGTTAGGGCAACGTTTAATCAATAAATATCATTAAGAATGggtattataaaaaaatattattgtttcaGCCCCATCAGGAAGATATCGACATGCAAGCGGTGATATCAGAGCGTAGGTCCCTGGAGATCCTCAAACGTTCTCTACCATCGGAAGATGCGCGCGACAGTGAGGGAGCCTTCAGTCGTAAGCCATCTACAGCTGAAAGCCTTGACTCATTTGTCTCCGTTGATGAGAGCCACTCACCCGCAAGCAAGTCACCAGTTCCAGGGACAGGAGGCGGAACAGAGGGTTACCCACACCGAGTGCCCACCATAGAATGCGAAGAACCATCCATCGAAGAGGACGAAAATTCTTCCGAAAGACGACATTTAAAAGTTGGTAGGCAGGATACAAATAGGCTTAGTCTGGATCGCAGTCGGAGCGATGAAACGGGCTCCTGGATGACAGTTGAATGTGACGAGTTCATAGGATCGGATACTTCTGATAATGAACCACGTACCTTGGAACCAGATCGTAATGTTCTTGAAACGCAAGCAACTTTAGAAGATGCCAATCCGCTTGAATACTCCAACTGCGCTACTCCTACATCcgatttaaatattcttttaaCGCCACCCAACGCAAGTCCCCAAATTGAGAAGTCTGTACTGGAGACCTTTGAGAAGTACACTGGTTCTTCGGAGACcggcaagaaaaaaaacacccTGGATAAGCAAAGCGACCGTTCTAAGAGCTCAGACTCCTGGACAAGCGGAGAAAAGGACACAAGTCCACAGAGACAACAAGACTGGAGTCTGTCAGTGGGCAAGGAGAAGAGTTCAGTTGAAGAGGAGTCCAGTGTTAGCTGCTCCATTGCCCGCCCTCTTGGAATATCACAGGATTTTGGAAAGGAAGAAGCGCGCAAGTGCCAGGAACTTAAGCAGCGTATGCTCCAGCTGGAAGTTGGTAAGGAAGATATCACACCTACACAATCCAACGAACAGACGCCAACCAACGAGCCCAAAGCCTTGGTAAGCAAGAAACCGAGCACGCCAACCTTAGAAAAGCAGAGCCCGATCGACTTGGGTACTAGCACAGAGTCGTATCTGGAACCCATTGAGGAGCGCATAGCCAAAATATTGGATCGAGGAGGTGCGCGCACTGAGGACAGTGAATCCAGTTCTGGTGGATCCCGAAAACCGCCGCGGATTGAGAAGCCGGCGAGGGCTAACGCGGGAAAGAAATTATCAGTCACTCGTGCGGATGCCGGAAAATCGGGTAGTGATCGCAGTTCCCAGGAGTCGAAGTCAAGCTTTGACTCCAAAGGTTCTCTAAGCGTAGAGTCGCGTGGCTCCTTTGAAACGGAAAGCAGTTCTGGATCTCTGGGGGCCGCGCAAAGGCGTGGGGAACTGGCCCAGAAAGAGCAGCAAAGCACCTGGCGCCCATTTCCTATCGAGAGCTCAAACAGCTCTAGTACAGACGATCCTTGGCATCATGTGGAAACGGACGGTGGCTATGAACGGTATGATGCACAAAATCCATTGCGCGACTCCTCTGACAGCGACGTAAAGGAGGCATCGCCAGATGATCAGAAGGACGCGAGTGATGCTAGCTATCAAGACGAGCTAAACGACTTTCCGGCTACGTTCGGCTATCCAGCCATGACCAGTAGTTTAGGTGGAATCGGTGTCAACCCCACTGATATCATTGGATACAGTACTGGGTTCACCTTGGGGAGAACTCTCTCCAGAATCTCGGAACGTAGCACTGCTTCGGAAAAGTCAAGTATGGAGGATGATGTTAGCAAAGCCTCGACGCATTCCGTTAGCATGCGGGATGAATCAGTAGGGTCGACGGATCATCAGCCCAGTCTAAGCTCGGACTCGAGAAGCAATACAAATCTTGCTTATATTTCGGATGCTGACCGACGGACATCGGCGGAGATGCCGGAAATTCCATGCGATTCTGCTACTGGGGATCGTCTCTCCAGTTTTGGTAGTCTTAATGAACCCAAGTCGCCAACCCTGGTCACGGGACGTTTTTCTGTGACCCATGTAGATGAACTACAGGGCGATGATGTAGAGCGGCACACACTTATGTGCCTTTCCAATGCGGGCAGTCAGGACTCGGAGGACTGGCCTCTGCCGGAGATTCCCTTCGATCATGTGCCGGTAAAGCCAGCTGACTCGCTGTACGCCATGCCGGACTTGGACAAACCAGTGCCCAAGTCTTTCTGCTGGAAGGCAAGCTTGTCGTTCCAGCAGTCTCAGGATTCTCTTGACTGGCCGTCGCCGCCATCTAGTGCCATCGGGGCTCCCATAATTGTGGAAAACATCGAAACATACTATGCAAGCGAAGCCCAAAGTGCTGATAAGGTGATTTTGGACGAGGAAATGGCAGTAGGTCCTCCCGATGTAGCAAAAGTACTACCATACGAAGACACCGCCTATCTTATGTCGGCAGCCTTTGATGATAATGACTTTGGCAATGAGCAATTACAACCAGATACGGTAAGCTGTCTTAGCTCTACGCTAAGCGCAGCCTCTTGCCTATCGTCCTCGTTAAATGTGAGCTGTACTACCTCCTCTACCCAAGCTACAGCTAGAGCTCAGCGGAAAAACTCCAGCCCCGAGGTGATTGTCGCTCAGCCGACAAGATCACCAGCTCCTCGAAGCCCTCTCTCAGAGGATGAGCTCTTTTCCAATGATGACGTCTTCATGCCAGGAACTATTAAGGTTCAGCTTTCTCCAGATGCCCAATTAAGAAAGCTTTCCAAAGGGTCCAACAACTCGGACACTTCCATTGACGACATTCTCTCTGGCAGTACCACCTATCTGGAGGATCAGACCACAGTGCGGAAGAACTACGAGGCTCGTTTGAGCagcggtggaggaggagcaagcTGCAAGAAATGCAGTCATTCCAGCCACTCCGAGGAGGAAACGAGTTCCCTTGGTACAGATCTTGATGGAACGGTCCGAATGGGTGGATTGCAGCAGAAGAAGTGCACCCATAGCTCTCACTCGGAAGACACCTCAATTGGACTAAGCATCTCGGAATGGTCCACGGGAACCAACACAGTTCGCCAGTATGCCAATCTATCCGGATCGGACAGCCTTTCCGCCGTGTCCACACACTCGTGTGCTAAGAGCGAGAAATCTAATCAGACCAAATCAAGCATAAGTTCGATTAATAAATCAGCTGAAAGCCTAAATGAGCAGAGTGGTGGAAGTAGCTTCTCGCACAAGTTTAGCGGGGATAATGGTTCTTCCGATGGCCTGCGTTATGATATGCTCTCCAATTCCGAGACCGATAAGCTAAGTGAGCCCACCTCAGCCACTCGGAGTGATGACACTACATTGACTCTCACCGAAATGGCTCACACCATCAGTGAGTGGTCAACATCCAGTAGCCGCACACTTGTTGGCGTGGCACCTGGAGAGTATCTTCCTCTTAAACAGGCACTGTCGGGAAACAAAACTAGTTTAAGCTCTCCCAGTGAGGAAAAGCGTTGCGCGCTCCCACAAGTTCATCGAAGGAGTGGTAGCAATGGCAATCAGGCGAGAGCTACACAGGAGCACGCTGACACTCAAACTGGTCCGGAGACAAGTGCGGCTGCTCGGAAACGTCGGTCGCTGGAGATGATGTCTAAATTGTATCAGAGCCAGGAAATATGCTCTGAGTCAGAGTCGCCGTTTGTCGAGCGTTTGTATGCCCACAGCGAGAAGTTAACCGAGCGCTATCAAAGCCAGGAATTTGTGCCGCTCCATGGCGGACCTCCAGCATCCCACCTCGCATCATCAACCACCAGTCAGATTCAAACCCAACAACCCCAGCAGGTCCGCCAAAAGCCAAGGGCGCCTCAACCACCAACGAAACCAAAACCTGCAGTCACTCGCCCAATCATGCAGGCTTTGCTCAACAAGATGAAGCAACCTGGACTGGCGGAGCAAGCAGCCGAAGCTGCTGAGGCAGAGGAAAAAAAAGCATTgattgctgcttctgctgtgGCGGCGAAgcctccaccaccgccagtACCCACTGTGCCGCCCATTGTGACGCCCAGCGATTTACCTGGCGACGCAGTGGCTCCCCCACCCAAGCCGCTGGCGAAGCATCACAGCTATGATGACAGGACCCTGTCCAAGACCCAGATCCGCGAGTTCAAGACCACTAGCAAGCAGTTGCGTCAGTCAAGCTCCTTCCATGAGCACATGCTCAGCAAATCGCAGCAGTCGTCCCAGGAGCTGCCCATGAGAATCGACGAAGAGAGGGATCCGCACTCCACGTCTTCAGCGACCAAtacaaccaccaccaccaacactCTGAACAGCGAGAGTACAGAACCGAATTCTCCACAAATGCCTCAGCGCGCGGACAAGTTGGTCCGCTGTTCTCCGTACTATTCCAGCAGCTTAAGCTCGGAATCACCGCCGAATCAGTTGCTACAGAAGCCCCCTAGGAAAACGGCCACCCAGCTGAGCGCTGGTGCCGTAGCGGCTTCCTTGAAAAGTCCCCCCAGTGGCAACGATACGGACAGCTCGCTAGACGTGCGAGGTCAGGAGGCAAAGATGAGAAGCAGAGGCTACCGAAAGAAACGTCAGTTACCCGCCAAAAGAATGAGGGCCAATTTAACAGCTGCAGCTCTGTTAGAGCAAGCGGAGAGTTCAGAGTGCTCCGAGGGTTACGTACCGGAAGTTGATTCAGGTAGCTCTGAGTATTCGTCTTGCCAGCGGGATGACCAATACCTTGAGTTCGACGAGGAACTGGAGAGGGATCAGGAGCAAACTGACGACTATGAGGACTATCCTCAATATAGTGGCAAATTTGAAAGTCTGGATATGAGCGACAATGTTGACGAGATGGGCTTTCCCCGTTACGACCGCCTAGGTCACATCACCAAGCCCATGTATCAACAGACCCTTGTAATGGAGCGTCCTAATCCGGTGCAGCTTCCAGCCCCCGCTAATCATCCAATGCCACCGGCCACGGGACAGCCGGTGAAACCAGCTCGGACCAAGAAACGGCAATTCAAGCGGGAGGATTCCACTGCGGCGGGAACATCCGGACATTCGACAGCGGCACCTCAGGTTCGACCCTATCATGGACGCAGTTACTGCAACCCAGAGGAGAGCGAGTACGAGACCAGAGGTGGCGGATTGTCCGATGAGTTGGCTAACTCTAGCGAGGATAGCTGTAGTGGATTCGGGGGTGACGCGGGAGCATCAGGATCGGGTACTATAAGGAGGGGTACGACCAAAATAGTGGGACAGGATCAGCAGCAAGGAACTGGAGCCCAGGCTCGACATGTGCCGTATCCCGATTTTTTGTCTGACTACGAATCCGAACCCATTGAATACGAACGATACGCCTGCGGACTGGACATACGTGTGGATCCCCCACCCAAATTTCATGATTCCGATGAGCTAAGTGACCAGTGAATAAAGTTCTCCGAAGGAAGCGGAGAACGAGAAGCAAAATATCCAAGAATCCCCATTGCGTGTGCTTAACGAATGCAGCCTTTTCATTTGTTACGTTGCCTTGGAAATTTTAGAACGACTCTTTGACTTTTACACACGATCCAAGTACTTATAACCAACTTATTTGTAACTGAGACTGATTTACGactaacaacaaacaaaacaaaatataaaaacccaAGAAACCCAAGCTGCTTAACGACTTAAAACAATTATAACTCTCCTTGAAGCGTTagaaatacaaatcaaattcaagtaaaaaccattttaatcaaacattaccaatcaaataaaatacttgAAATAATCGAGATGATGGCAAAAGCCCGTAGGTCGGTGTAGATTGAGTTGCCTTTGGGCGGTAtctaaatataataatgttatAGATCaatttaacattaaaataGATGTGTGGTATATTGAGCG
Protein-coding sequences here:
- the LOC6726749 gene encoding uncharacterized protein LOC6726749 isoform X2, with amino-acid sequence MTPSLTKKAADTLDRRRDNPIDHMRSQVTAAQVEIYQTKNYAADSPTSQEEAECSAAGAERQHHSAVAMDQLNSNRSLSPQGPQSWTSPSHSSHHQQRGPDPARVHPGDHNTGLSHLSHLYSSSTPRRVSVGSQAFVPASPQLISINTHSSSTNHNTMHSTSTVVRSVDLNSSMELEEEAEDPGTADTEEEEGEPVGEEEEELVEEEADSDLTASTINRETMGAASAAAASASALGSGLASAHRPQLRSQESQSLTATPVHYSSTNYSMSKQCMLNNANANSTETETDNIIYTDINDMGHYKYPDFHSSAHQEHKISNSEHLNLNERNDIYATVNRKAKSKIREKHFSDEFIDQSILQYTRAKQMGLSQVPVLLQQPSTSAYAAALQERSYNSGSYQYHNDLNHPSESSSSSYFGTGFGTKRYGQSERTKLAQSENYLTPSLDSQSSRHTHSLPRNSELSGVDSVDSYDSHYITHHSVGILPPGRLSSSSEKLDFQLPPGNLYSTTQFVKPEDASAHYMEDEEEEEEDEGENIYDQVERDSWLKSSSCKDLFERYSSTYYDRELSKPMTAFDKEFLSSNRIDSPVTRYDDSRHSLYVTKNHSIDAHQDFSPLPQSKVYSSSYPGSTYNTQEHKRQHGHHMDYSGSQDDISQDSYELLEKYDIDFFGGRGRSEDHMRSCSLDSGNYIPSDDESVSEGHQQHKYRSEMDVKSKSAADIMNEIWDAEDPRYLPREKLSVKSDGNFYKKIQEALVRTSSLESQSEMFETKISRSSDSSKKSRDSLYHTDSKKSRETTKSKTSVASSQDSKESLVGDCFGRNYEMPTTTGKKVKQFTKKELYEKFAQSSQESKSDYYDAVETGLEQTPEGLYSRPKVKSHDCLLSDTHSSTANSSFYDSRDTYSTFPSNKTHKTSKVHSISLQNVEIERNAKSFGSKSPESVSTPASGKRCREKDIQTGDSLDQMAPIKRGNSQSCKISAFRRRSDSENIFSFDQDRIECIQKYTKQWEGQQPKDEKSKQSPEYPLTPELVSEFEKQQARLMAHQKITRKEELIAKTHFEEYNPIMVPLNYSSHAPVERTKSDPNSLANRARLGSNSRRHVLMHQKSIDLTPADSNSSDEDYIYKQIPSAPPLCKAHGNFEIPKCYDGSGASQIAQELPKTGFELPKSFFRDYERRFTKVLKEDIPYVLHKRHIMNGTAPSPSEKKHTKPKSPKSPKSPKSPKSPKSPKSPKASSGGPGPGSTDFLPDILDSLLPPDTKEFLFTQNIDLSKVDPITLEIDKTIPTIHLSSPKRDITKQMDASTLEKLNKKLSQIESDSATSSRTKSMQQQKLEQKQMELIQSLRKELQANARKANKPRVIPKTKSAGKSKKGKTRITSFSSDDESLDSDDVFGSAEAIPDRLEFSPPQSRKEIESILRIEQSRLISAAWGRGQTMSSTEIEGSPPQCRRLADLESRYQTQKLDPQYANATELRRISERSISIPSSEDEPHMPMRGRIDECTNDYQRNENIPSPILEHAEFFRSNDDIYETCHEERITGSDIDYTLKKQTASGSKSKVKLIEEIIDSSIVMRSKGHAPILFAHARLNLSEGSVSLQRQKATQQQSPTTERRTKSLDTPVISLHRLPPMNAFSSKDDTVGFEEEAEILEEKSLERENQATAQDEDTADSVHSCAGSIPTQSSYQTNSRDSLLSAVSIDNEEAELLNQLRYIEKIALQGVKIKDKKKSKMKLRSGDHLILNIPKYRFTDWSPYSSANSSRKTSPGVSRASSIESTGKGKLKTSEPYKGKPVSRSRPESRRTSADDIKARDGRGSKKSSPKERPRSIEMRRLSKDKSKSQEETEADIAKRKERQQKLYESAMKQTITMLSPVKDTLPAFPAPGDKILVKTDGDKIIIETEFKSKAEDHVLIAKSPRKLDNSLVKFSRSFDEGRSPDKLDKANRSFEDRNKSFEDSEKSDAPEDMLIKSPKKIAKAQELKQKIEGSVVHKKIDGKSSSLERPAEHHYLGPDVKARSLDDKRQATEAAKKNEEKPAPVVRSAIGDRRMFAHQYQVQEPHQEDIDMQAVISERRSLEILKRSLPSEDARDSEGAFSRKPSTAESLDSFVSVDESHSPASKSPVPGTGGGTEGYPHRVPTIECEEPSIEEDENSSERRHLKVGRQDTNRLSLDRSRSDETGSWMTVECDEFIGSDTSDNEPRTLEPDRNVLETQATLEDANPLEYSNCATPTSDLNILLTPPNASPQIEKSVLETFEKYTGSSETGKKKNTLDKQSDRSKSSDSWTSGEKDTSPQRQQDWSLSVGKEKSSVEEESSVSCSIARPLGISQDFGKEEARKCQELKQRMLQLEVGKEDITPTQSNEQTPTNEPKALVSKKPSTPTLEKQSPIDLGTSTESYLEPIEERIAKILDRGGARTEDSESSSGGSRKPPRIEKPARANAGKKLSVTRADAGKSGSDRSSQESKSSFDSKGSLSVESRGSFETESSSGSLGAAQRRGELAQKEQQSTWRPFPIESSNSSSTDDPWHHVETDGGYERYDAQNPLRDSSDSDVKEASPDDQKDASDASYQDELNDFPATFGYPAMTSSLGGIGVNPTDIIGYSTGFTLGRTLSRISERSTASEKSSMEDDVSKASTHSVSMRDESVGSTDHQPSLSSDSRSNTNLAYISDADRRTSAEMPEIPCDSATGDRLSSFGSLNEPKSPTLVTGRFSVTHVDELQGDDVERHTLMCLSNAGSQDSEDWPLPEIPFDHVPVKPADSLYAMPDLDKPVPKSFCWKASLSFQQSQDSLDWPSPPSSAIGAPIIVENIETYYASEAQSADKVILDEEMAVGPPDVAKVLPYEDTAYLMSAAFDDNDFGNEQLQPDTVSCLSSTLSAASCLSSSLNVSCTTSSTQATARAQRKNSSPEVIVAQPTRSPAPRSPLSEDELFSNDDVFMPGTIKVQLSPDAQLRKLSKGSNNSDTSIDDILSGSTTYLEDQTTVRKNYEARLSSGGGGASCKKCSHSSHSEEETSSLGTDLDGTVRMGGLQQKKCTHSSHSEDTSIGLSISEWSTGTNTVRQYANLSGSDSLSAVSTHSCAKSEKSNQTKSSISSINKSAESLNEQSGGSSFSHKFSGDNGSSDGLRYDMLSNSETDKLSEPTSATRSDDTTLTLTEMAHTISEWSTSSSRTLVGVAPGEYLPLKQALSGNKTSLSSPSEEKRCALPQVHRRSGSNGNQARATQEHADTQTGPETSAAARKRRSLEMMSKLYQSQEICSESESPFVERLYAHSEKLTERYQSQEFVPLHGGPPASHLASSTTSQIQTQQPQQVRQKPRAPQPPTKPKPAVTRPIMQALLNKMKQPGLAEQAAEAAEAEEKKALIAASAVAAKPPPPPVPTVPPIVTPSDLPGDAVAPPPKPLAKHHSYDDRTLSKTQIREFKTTSKQLRQSSSFHEHMLSKSQQSSQELPMRIDEERDPHSTSSATNTTTTTNTLNSESTEPNSPQMPQRADKLVRCSPYYSSSLSSESPPNQLLQKPPRKTATQLSAGAVAASLKSPPSGNDTDSSLDVRGQEAKMRSRGYRKKRQLPAKRMRANLTAAALLEQAESSECSEGYVPEVDSGSSEYSSCQRDDQYLEFDEELERDQEQTDDYEDYPQYSGKFESLDMSDNVDEMGFPRYDRLGHITKPMYQQTLVMERPNPVQLPAPANHPMPPATGQPVKPARTKKRQFKREDSTAAGTSGHSTAAPQVRPYHGRSYCNPEESEYETRGGGLSDELANSSEDSCSGFGGDAGASGSGTIRRGTTKIVGQDQQQGTGAQARHVPYPDFLSDYESEPIEYERYACGLDIRVDPPPKFHDSDELSDQ